The Geoanaerobacter pelophilus genome includes a region encoding these proteins:
- a CDS encoding 6-bladed beta-propeller, producing MIARFTLNIIRSIALLAAFAGSCLAAASPAVTNLPLVTSHISSPVKLATDQFMNIYLTDPRGGGINKYDRTGKWVASIAIPTPQGMAVTAGEDLVVSQKNKVTVFSSAGTARFTLKDSQGATFVFKYANGVAIDPVNGTIFVTDSLDDCVLVFNAQGQPVNTGVAVSGKPANSFGSSGNGSGQFATPTGIAFEKKSRQLAVADTFNGRVQFFDLSYAYQKSIGSLGSGQLAFTSPEGIAFEYTKDATQSLSRMYLLDSFQSRVQVIDPTGNGTFLKEIGGYGRNPGQLKNPSDVIFDNTNNRLIVANGLGSLTAYAVDGGATPGNVDVTPPNPFTITPTADFTTNQSSFTFSGTVEKGAVVAVSANTAAVIGPVTYSSASPTVNVWSVTVSSIAAGANIFTFNAYDSANNPATLTRTVTFSAANAVALTLNAVTSPTNNTAQTLTGTMDSGATVAVTANTAAVIGATSYPTATTWSVPVTGLVAGANSFTIVGSLGGKTSSTIAATINAVLTPPDMDVSTLASGSTTATKLVTVRGAVVIDENFDRVTVAVNTVNNGAPVTLTLSGGTFAHPVILTAGANTIVTTVYDKAGNSASDSRTINYDPTIAQTTITSTAATNGSVTTAATLDFAGTAPAGTTSVQISYLASGTPTTVPATLGTGTWTATGINLDNGLNTIQATAMNGASQLNSAVMTVTRVAADKPTLTVSSPVNDLTTGSTAVTVSGSAGAAAVSAALDGAAIPATFAPGAPGTFTLSQSGLGDGTHLVAITATDAFGNSVTSYRSIWIKTSPPADFTLNSFTGQTTTLSGQFAPGSTVYIRDANANNLVPPQIVGATGTWAITLSTPYDPATMNLFGLDPAGNSTRNGRLANDNSPPDITDVIRAMRMSVGINQATPTDLLRGDVAPPSRPDGKINIFDVVVILETILGL from the coding sequence ATGATCGCCCGCTTCACCCTTAATATTATCCGGAGTATCGCACTCCTCGCTGCCTTTGCCGGGTCGTGCCTTGCGGCAGCCTCGCCCGCCGTGACCAATCTGCCGTTGGTGACCAGCCACATCAGCTCTCCGGTCAAGCTTGCCACCGACCAGTTCATGAACATCTACCTCACCGACCCGCGCGGCGGCGGCATCAACAAGTACGACCGGACCGGCAAATGGGTTGCCTCGATAGCGATCCCGACCCCACAGGGTATGGCGGTCACAGCAGGCGAGGACCTGGTCGTCAGCCAGAAGAACAAGGTCACGGTGTTTTCCAGTGCCGGCACGGCGCGGTTCACCCTGAAAGACAGCCAAGGTGCAACCTTTGTCTTCAAATATGCCAACGGCGTGGCGATTGATCCGGTAAACGGCACTATTTTCGTAACCGACAGCCTCGATGACTGCGTCCTGGTTTTTAACGCCCAAGGGCAGCCGGTGAATACCGGTGTTGCCGTCTCCGGCAAGCCGGCCAACAGTTTCGGCAGCAGCGGCAATGGTAGCGGCCAGTTTGCTACGCCTACCGGCATTGCCTTTGAAAAGAAATCCCGGCAGCTGGCAGTTGCTGATACCTTCAACGGCCGAGTCCAGTTTTTCGACCTTAGCTACGCCTACCAGAAAAGTATCGGCAGCCTCGGCTCCGGTCAACTGGCCTTCACCTCGCCTGAGGGGATCGCCTTTGAATACACCAAAGACGCCACCCAAAGCCTGTCCAGGATGTACCTGCTCGACTCGTTCCAGAGCCGGGTCCAGGTGATTGACCCGACAGGCAATGGCACCTTTCTCAAAGAGATCGGCGGCTACGGCAGGAACCCCGGCCAACTGAAGAACCCGTCCGACGTAATTTTCGATAACACCAATAACCGGCTTATTGTCGCCAACGGTCTCGGTTCGTTGACCGCCTATGCAGTTGACGGCGGCGCCACCCCCGGCAATGTCGATGTCACCCCGCCCAACCCGTTCACCATCACCCCGACCGCCGACTTTACCACCAACCAGAGCAGCTTCACCTTCTCCGGCACCGTGGAAAAAGGTGCTGTGGTGGCGGTATCTGCCAACACCGCGGCGGTCATCGGACCGGTTACCTATTCCTCCGCCAGCCCCACGGTCAACGTCTGGAGCGTCACTGTAAGCAGCATCGCCGCAGGCGCCAACATCTTTACCTTTAATGCCTACGACAGTGCCAACAACCCGGCCACCCTGACCCGGACCGTTACCTTCAGCGCGGCCAACGCCGTTGCCCTGACGCTCAATGCGGTAACATCACCGACCAACAACACGGCCCAGACACTGACAGGCACCATGGACAGCGGTGCAACAGTTGCAGTAACCGCCAATACCGCCGCGGTTATCGGTGCCACGAGCTATCCCACTGCCACCACTTGGAGCGTGCCGGTCACAGGCCTGGTAGCCGGTGCCAACAGCTTTACCATTGTCGGCTCGCTTGGGGGCAAAACCAGCTCAACCATTGCCGCCACCATCAATGCTGTGCTTACGCCACCTGACATGGATGTCTCGACGCTGGCCTCCGGCAGCACTACGGCCACCAAGCTGGTGACGGTCCGCGGCGCCGTGGTTATCGACGAAAACTTCGACAGAGTGACGGTAGCGGTAAATACTGTCAACAACGGTGCACCAGTGACTCTGACTCTGTCGGGTGGCACCTTTGCCCACCCGGTCATCCTTACTGCCGGAGCCAACACCATAGTTACCACGGTTTATGACAAGGCAGGTAACAGCGCCAGCGACAGCCGTACTATTAACTATGACCCGACAATCGCGCAAACGACCATAACGTCAACAGCTGCAACCAACGGCAGCGTTACCACAGCCGCGACCCTTGACTTTGCAGGCACTGCCCCGGCAGGCACTACCTCTGTGCAGATCAGCTACCTTGCCAGTGGCACCCCGACCACAGTGCCAGCAACGCTCGGCACAGGAACTTGGACCGCTACCGGCATCAACCTTGACAACGGTCTCAACACTATCCAGGCAACGGCCATGAACGGCGCAAGCCAGCTCAACAGCGCAGTCATGACCGTGACCAGGGTAGCAGCCGACAAACCTACGCTTACTGTCAGCAGTCCGGTAAATGATCTGACTACAGGAAGTACAGCTGTTACCGTAAGTGGCAGCGCCGGTGCGGCAGCCGTCTCCGCAGCTCTTGACGGCGCAGCCATCCCGGCAACCTTTGCTCCGGGCGCCCCAGGCACCTTCACCCTCAGCCAGAGCGGCCTGGGCGACGGAACCCATCTGGTTGCCATTACCGCGACCGACGCCTTTGGCAACAGCGTAACTTCTTATCGGAGCATCTGGATCAAAACCTCTCCTCCGGCAGACTTCACCCTCAATTCATTCACCGGCCAGACCACCACCCTGAGCGGCCAGTTTGCACCAGGCTCAACGGTCTACATCAGAGATGCCAACGCTAACAACCTGGTACCGCCGCAGATCGTTGGCGCGACCGGCACCTGGGCGATTACCCTTTCGACCCCTTATGACCCGGCGACCATGAACCTGTTCGGCCTCGATCCGGCCGGGAACAGCACCCGCAACGGTCGCCTGGCGAACGACAACAGTCCGCCAGACATTACTGACGTTATTAGAGCTATGAGAATGTCTGTAGGGATAAATCAAGCTACGCCAACAGATCTCCTGCGAGGCGATGTAGCTCCGCCATCCAGACCGGATGGAAAGATCAACATTTTCGATGTTGTCGTAATATTGGAAACAATCTTAGGGTTGTAA
- a CDS encoding CxxxxCH/CxxCH domain-containing protein produces the protein MSIRQIYFILTATLLALSLQGCGSSNDKAPSISAAGAHPADWFTGHRQAYFDAYALDKAAQCRDCHGSDLMGGITKVGCSTTSCHAGGHAPRVVHSLPFKAASLHGPAALADIAGCGACHATSTAPVSNPRFNIAIGSLTNGCEECHKTGTAHPPVDPAKVSGYPSSWNNHATAGNIANSCTLCHGLDYNGGSGPSCRNCHNVLGAAMPPVAGQCISCHAKPPATGGHAAHNAVASLLNLCTACHFGAANGTVRHGSRGFANVSTAIPVGFNAKTGSARVTPTLTCQNVSCHGGVTTPPWATGSINVATQCEQCHISGTASQTPQYNSFWSGEHAKHVTEMHLPCTDCHDMSVTNGSNSHFSNMATPAFELTPALTIRGPVNYSGGSCSPGNNPAQFSIGVCHGSKNW, from the coding sequence ATGAGTATCCGCCAGATATACTTCATACTCACTGCAACCCTGTTGGCCTTAAGCCTCCAGGGTTGCGGCAGCTCAAACGACAAGGCCCCGAGCATCAGCGCTGCCGGAGCACACCCTGCAGACTGGTTCACCGGCCATCGGCAGGCCTACTTTGATGCCTATGCGCTGGATAAGGCGGCACAGTGCCGCGACTGTCACGGATCAGACCTTATGGGTGGCATTACCAAGGTCGGCTGCTCCACAACCAGCTGCCATGCCGGAGGCCACGCCCCAAGAGTCGTGCATTCCCTGCCGTTCAAGGCCGCCAGCCTCCACGGACCGGCAGCACTGGCGGATATTGCCGGTTGCGGGGCCTGCCACGCCACCAGCACCGCGCCAGTCAGCAACCCACGCTTCAACATCGCTATCGGCTCACTCACCAATGGCTGCGAAGAATGCCACAAGACCGGCACGGCCCACCCGCCGGTTGATCCGGCCAAGGTTTCCGGCTATCCAAGCAGTTGGAACAACCACGCGACAGCCGGCAATATCGCAAATTCCTGCACCCTCTGCCATGGCCTTGACTATAACGGCGGTAGCGGTCCATCCTGCCGGAATTGCCACAACGTATTGGGTGCTGCCATGCCTCCGGTAGCCGGCCAATGTATTTCTTGCCACGCCAAGCCGCCGGCAACCGGCGGCCATGCTGCCCATAATGCTGTTGCCAGCCTGCTGAATCTCTGTACTGCCTGTCATTTCGGTGCTGCAAATGGGACAGTTCGCCACGGTTCGCGCGGCTTCGCCAATGTCTCCACTGCGATTCCGGTAGGATTCAATGCCAAAACCGGTAGCGCAAGAGTAACGCCAACGCTTACCTGCCAGAATGTCAGCTGTCATGGCGGCGTCACCACACCGCCGTGGGCCACCGGCAGTATTAATGTGGCAACCCAGTGCGAACAGTGCCATATTAGCGGAACAGCCAGCCAGACTCCGCAGTACAACAGCTTCTGGTCAGGTGAACATGCCAAGCATGTGACTGAAATGCACCTGCCATGCACCGACTGTCACGACATGAGCGTTACCAACGGCAGTAACAGCCACTTCAGCAATATGGCAACCCCGGCCTTTGAACTCACCCCGGCGCTCACCATCAGAGGCCCGGTAAATTACAGTGGCGGCAGCTGCTCGCCAGGGAATAACCCGGCTCAATTCAGCATCGGAGTCTGTCATGGTTCCAAGAACTGGTAA
- a CDS encoding cytochrome C encodes MNRVTWIIPAALGFGMLLITACSQMLPASGNLPSSHPEALPQGRPICSECHETTLKDSQKPYTVFDHTPSFVKDHRFAAQAEERTCAICHKQSFCTDCHANHNEIKPSLKMGDRPDRDLVHRGDYMTRHKFEGKLDPASCYRCHGRANNEKCVTCHK; translated from the coding sequence ATGAACCGTGTCACCTGGATTATCCCGGCGGCGCTCGGCTTCGGGATGCTGCTCATAACTGCTTGCAGCCAAATGCTTCCCGCATCGGGCAACCTCCCGTCGAGCCACCCCGAGGCGCTGCCGCAGGGACGGCCGATCTGCAGCGAATGCCATGAAACCACGCTGAAGGATTCGCAGAAGCCGTACACCGTCTTCGACCACACCCCGTCTTTTGTCAAGGACCACCGGTTTGCGGCCCAGGCCGAGGAACGGACCTGCGCCATCTGCCACAAGCAGTCGTTCTGCACCGACTGCCACGCAAATCACAACGAGATCAAGCCGTCGTTGAAGATGGGCGACCGGCCTGACCGTGACCTGGTCCACCGCGGGGATTACATGACCCGGCACAAATTCGAAGGCAAGCTCGATCCGGCAAGCTGCTACCGTTGCCATGGCCGGGCGAACAACGAGAAATGCGTGACCTGCCACAAGTAA